A single window of Candidatus Tanganyikabacteria bacterium DNA harbors:
- a CDS encoding N-acetylmannosamine-6-phosphate 2-epimerase — protein MSRPWAGIGPSPKIWLPRPPWCAPAICWRPSRRPSAHSTEGSPTLRFLDAVKGKLIISCQAQKGEPLHGPEHMAAMARAAEMAGAAAIRAESPDDIRAIKAAVAIPVLGLWKQKDLPGLWSTITPTWKAVQEVANAGADAIAIEGTSNPRPDGQTLATTLVLVHLEIGKPIVADISTVDEGLSAAHNGANAVATTLSGYTLQSGGHRDTPDYDLLDALVAKCPVPVILEGHVWTPEQAAEGLRRGAHAVVVGSAITRPQLIGKRFVEAIAAALPVAAPGGP, from the coding sequence ATGTCGAGGCCCTGGGCCGGGATCGGCCCATCACCGAAGATCTGGCTGCCGCGGCCGCCCTGGTGCGCTCCGGCGATCTGCTGGAGGCCGTCGAGGCGGCCGTCGGCGCACTCGACTGAGGGGTCCCCGACTTTGCGTTTCCTGGATGCGGTCAAGGGCAAGCTCATCATCTCGTGCCAGGCCCAGAAGGGCGAACCGCTGCACGGCCCGGAGCACATGGCCGCCATGGCCCGCGCGGCCGAGATGGCCGGCGCCGCGGCCATCCGCGCCGAGAGCCCCGACGATATCCGGGCGATCAAGGCGGCGGTCGCCATCCCGGTGCTCGGCCTGTGGAAGCAGAAGGACCTGCCCGGGCTGTGGTCCACGATCACGCCCACGTGGAAGGCGGTCCAGGAGGTGGCCAATGCGGGCGCGGACGCCATCGCCATCGAGGGCACGAGCAATCCGCGGCCCGACGGGCAGACGCTCGCGACCACCCTGGTGCTGGTGCACCTGGAAATCGGCAAGCCCATAGTGGCGGACATCTCGACGGTGGACGAGGGCCTGTCGGCGGCGCACAACGGAGCGAATGCGGTCGCCACCACGCTTTCGGGCTACACCTTGCAGAGCGGCGGGCATCGCGACACCCCAGACTACGACCTGCTCGACGCCCTGGTGGCGAAGTGCCCGGTGCCCGTGATCCTGGAGGGGCACGTGTGGACTCCCGAGCAGGCGGCGGAGGGCCTCCGGCGGGGCGCGCACGCCGTGGTCGTGGGTTCTGCCATCACCCGCCCGCAGTTGATCGGCAAGCGCTTCGTAGAAGCCATCGCCGCCGCGCTACCGGTGGCCGCCCCCGGCGGTCCGTGA
- the hutH gene encoding histidine ammonia-lyase: MAAVATASPVLVGGDGLTLGEVVAVACHDRPVALDPDCRDRVAASRRFIEDVVADGRVIYGVTTGFGALKDRRIPPHAVSDLQVNLVRSHAAGVGPLLGRAPVRAMLLLRANALAKGVSGVRAETIELLLAMLNHGLHPEVPCQGSVGSSGDLAPLSHVALCLIGEGFVERAGQRLAAAQAFREAGLRPLRLGAKEGLALINGTQAMTAVGALALAGAEQLAKVADIACATSLDATMGSSRAYLPYFHALRPHPGQLASARNLLRMAEDSEIFASHADCDRVQDCYSLRCAPQVHGASRDAFAHVRRVLEIEINSATDNPLIFADRGEVLTGGHFHGQPVALAMDFLKIGLCELASIAERRTERLVNPQHSNGLPAFLTPDGGLNSGYMMAQYTAAALVSENKVLAHPASVDSIPTGAGQEDHNSMGTIAARQAAEILSNCQQVVAIELLCAVQGLDYRHPLRPGAGPEAVRLRLRRDVEALGRDRPITEDLAAAAALVRSGDLLEAVEAAVGALD, from the coding sequence ATGGCGGCGGTTGCCACCGCGTCGCCCGTCCTGGTCGGGGGCGACGGGCTAACCCTGGGCGAGGTCGTGGCGGTGGCCTGCCACGATCGGCCCGTGGCGCTGGATCCGGACTGTCGCGATCGGGTGGCCGCCAGCCGCCGGTTCATCGAGGACGTCGTCGCCGACGGGCGGGTGATCTACGGCGTCACCACCGGCTTCGGCGCCTTGAAGGACCGGCGCATCCCGCCGCACGCGGTCTCGGATCTGCAGGTCAACCTGGTCCGCAGCCATGCGGCCGGCGTCGGGCCCCTGCTGGGCCGGGCGCCCGTGCGGGCCATGCTGCTGCTGCGCGCCAACGCCCTTGCCAAGGGAGTTTCGGGCGTCCGCGCCGAGACCATCGAGTTGCTCCTGGCGATGCTCAATCACGGGCTGCATCCCGAGGTGCCATGCCAGGGCTCGGTCGGGTCCTCGGGCGATCTCGCGCCGCTCTCGCACGTGGCCCTGTGCCTGATCGGCGAGGGCTTCGTCGAGCGGGCGGGCCAGCGCCTGGCGGCGGCGCAGGCTTTCCGCGAGGCGGGCCTGCGGCCGCTGCGGCTGGGCGCCAAGGAAGGCCTGGCGCTCATAAACGGCACGCAGGCCATGACCGCCGTCGGCGCGCTGGCCCTCGCCGGTGCCGAGCAACTCGCAAAGGTCGCCGACATCGCCTGCGCCACCTCCCTGGACGCGACCATGGGCTCGTCGCGAGCCTACTTGCCTTACTTCCACGCCTTGCGGCCGCACCCCGGGCAACTCGCCAGCGCCCGCAACCTCCTGCGCATGGCGGAAGACAGCGAGATCTTCGCCTCGCATGCGGATTGCGACCGGGTGCAGGATTGCTACTCGCTGCGCTGCGCGCCGCAGGTTCATGGCGCCAGCCGGGACGCGTTCGCCCACGTGCGGCGCGTGCTGGAAATCGAGATCAACTCGGCGACCGACAACCCGCTGATCTTCGCCGACCGGGGCGAGGTCCTGACGGGCGGGCATTTCCACGGCCAGCCGGTCGCCCTGGCGATGGACTTCCTCAAGATAGGCCTGTGCGAGCTGGCCAGCATCGCGGAGCGCCGCACCGAACGCCTGGTCAACCCCCAACACTCCAACGGGTTGCCGGCCTTCCTCACCCCTGATGGCGGCCTGAATTCCGGGTACATGATGGCGCAGTACACGGCCGCGGCGCTGGTCAGCGAGAACAAGGTCCTCGCGCATCCCGCCTCGGTCGATTCCATCCCCACCGGAGCCGGCCAGGAAGACCACAACAGCATGGGCACCATCGCCGCACGCCAGGCCGCGGAGATCCTCTCCAACTGCCAGCAGGTCGTGGCCATCGAGCTGCTGTGCGCGGTGCAGGGCCTGGATTACCGCCACCCCCTCCGTCCCGGCGCGGGGCCCGAGGCCGTCCGCCTGCGGCTGCGGCGCGATGTCGAGGCCCTGGGCCGGGATCGGCCCATCACCGAAGATCTGGCTGCCGCGGCCGCCCTGGTGCGCTCCGGCGATCTGCTGGAGGCCGTCGAGGCGGCCGTCGGCGCACTCGACTGA
- the ftcD gene encoding glutamate formimidoyltransferase, with product MSQLIECVPNVSEGRRPEVVDALWEALGCEPGVVRLDRSSDASHNRTVFTIAGSARAVRGAVLRLFEATLAHVDMREHKGEHPRMGAVDVVPFVPVQGCDLAFCADLAREVAAEVASRFDLPVFLYAEAASHPGRKVLASIRKGEFEGLAEKLAKPEWQPDFGPAAPHPRAGATAIGARPFLIAYNLQLDTPRVQVAQAIAKAVRASGGGLPHIQAMGVDLAERGCAQVSMNLLDFEKTPIYRIQELVKAEAARYGARVVDSEIVGLVPQAALAESAAYYLQAGNWSPDLVLEERIRKEREAGQALTDLSVADFAAKLGSSDVTPGGGSAAALAGALGGALVGMVGHLTLKPRYEDVRETAEHLRDEGAHLQGELLEAVDADTEAYQGVVAAMALPRENDAEKAARSAAIQEATKAAAEVPLASARKALAAAELSLSALTHGNSNAASDAGVGGLLALAGLEGALLNVAINLGSIKDADWAKERADEAAALLARSGELRAELWKLLPERIPDVARFVAPDLADARAR from the coding sequence ATGTCGCAGCTGATCGAATGTGTCCCCAACGTAAGCGAGGGCCGGCGCCCGGAAGTCGTTGACGCCCTCTGGGAGGCGCTGGGCTGCGAGCCCGGGGTCGTGCGCCTCGATCGCTCGAGCGACGCATCGCACAACCGCACGGTCTTCACCATCGCCGGCTCGGCGCGGGCTGTGCGGGGAGCCGTGCTGCGGCTCTTCGAGGCGACCCTCGCCCACGTCGACATGCGGGAGCACAAGGGCGAGCACCCCCGGATGGGCGCGGTCGACGTCGTGCCGTTCGTTCCGGTGCAGGGCTGCGACCTGGCGTTCTGCGCCGACCTGGCGCGGGAGGTCGCCGCCGAGGTGGCGTCGCGGTTCGATCTGCCGGTCTTCCTGTATGCGGAGGCGGCGTCGCACCCGGGCCGCAAGGTCCTCGCCAGCATCCGCAAGGGCGAGTTCGAGGGGCTCGCCGAGAAGCTGGCGAAGCCCGAGTGGCAGCCCGACTTCGGCCCCGCCGCGCCGCATCCGCGCGCCGGCGCCACCGCCATCGGCGCCCGGCCGTTCCTCATTGCCTACAACCTGCAACTCGACACTCCCCGAGTGCAGGTAGCCCAGGCGATCGCCAAGGCGGTGCGCGCCTCGGGCGGCGGCCTGCCGCATATCCAGGCGATGGGCGTCGACCTTGCGGAGCGCGGCTGCGCCCAGGTCTCGATGAACCTGCTAGACTTCGAGAAGACCCCCATCTACCGGATCCAGGAACTCGTGAAGGCAGAGGCCGCCCGCTACGGCGCCCGCGTGGTCGATTCCGAGATCGTGGGCCTGGTCCCGCAGGCGGCGCTGGCCGAGAGCGCCGCATACTACCTCCAGGCGGGCAACTGGTCGCCTGACCTGGTCCTCGAGGAGCGGATCCGCAAGGAACGCGAGGCGGGGCAGGCCCTCACCGACCTGTCGGTGGCGGATTTCGCCGCGAAGCTGGGCTCGAGCGACGTGACGCCCGGCGGCGGGTCGGCGGCGGCCCTCGCGGGCGCGCTGGGCGGCGCCCTGGTCGGGATGGTCGGCCACCTGACTTTGAAACCCAGGTACGAGGACGTGCGCGAGACCGCCGAGCATCTGCGGGACGAAGGCGCCCACCTCCAGGGCGAGTTGCTGGAAGCCGTGGACGCGGATACCGAGGCGTACCAGGGAGTCGTCGCGGCCATGGCGCTGCCCAGGGAGAATGACGCCGAGAAGGCCGCCCGATCCGCGGCCATCCAGGAGGCGACCAAGGCGGCCGCCGAGGTGCCTCTGGCCTCGGCCCGGAAGGCCCTGGCCGCCGCCGAACTCTCCCTGTCGGCCCTCACCCACGGCAACTCCAACGCGGCGTCGGATGCCGGCGTCGGCGGCCTCTTGGCGCTGGCCGGCCTGGAGGGTGCCTTGCTGAACGTGGCGATCAACCTCGGGTCGATCAAGGACGCCGACTGGGCGAAGGAGCGCGCGGACGAGGCCGCGGCCCTGCTGGCCCGGTCGGGGGAGCTTCGCGCCGAGCTCTGGAAGCTGCTTCCCGAGCGCATCCCCGACGTGGCCAGGTTCGTGGCGCCCGATCTGGCCGACGCCCGGGCCCGGTAA